In Leptotrichia hongkongensis, one genomic interval encodes:
- a CDS encoding aldose 1-epimerase family protein has translation MENTINTLKYGNVEIAVADRGAELRSYKVNGEEFMWDRKPEFWAASSPVLFPFVGTIKNGAYSYNGKEYKISTRHGFARTEDFELVEKTENSLKFRFSSSKETLEKYPFEFELFITYTIVGNTLEIGYNVVNKNNSDMYFSLGTHPAFALDVNDDIKLSDYYLEFEKNETSQKYKLTDNGLVFDEKADCLNNENKLQITETIFDNDAIVFDDLKSEKVTIKNSKNSKELSVDYKGFPYIAFWSKPKAPYVCIEPWYGISDFENASGKLEEKTGILKLEKDSEFFAKLIIEGKK, from the coding sequence ATGGAAAATACAATAAACACTCTAAAATATGGAAATGTTGAAATTGCAGTTGCGGATAGAGGGGCGGAATTACGAAGTTATAAAGTAAACGGAGAAGAGTTTATGTGGGATAGAAAGCCTGAGTTTTGGGCTGCTAGTTCGCCTGTACTGTTTCCATTTGTTGGGACTATAAAAAATGGGGCTTATAGTTACAACGGAAAAGAGTATAAAATTTCTACACGGCATGGGTTTGCTCGGACTGAGGATTTTGAACTGGTTGAGAAAACTGAAAATTCTTTGAAGTTTAGATTTTCTTCTAGTAAGGAAACTTTAGAGAAATATCCGTTTGAGTTTGAACTGTTTATAACTTATACAATTGTCGGAAATACTCTAGAAATTGGGTATAATGTTGTGAATAAGAATAATTCTGATATGTATTTTTCACTTGGAACACATCCTGCATTTGCACTTGATGTAAATGATGATATAAAATTGAGCGATTATTATTTGGAATTTGAAAAAAACGAGACTTCTCAGAAATATAAACTTACTGATAATGGGTTAGTTTTTGATGAAAAAGCTGATTGCTTGAATAATGAAAATAAATTGCAGATTACTGAAACTATATTTGATAATGATGCGATAGTATTTGATGATTTGAAATCAGAGAAAGTTACGATAAAAAATAGTAAAAATTCTAAGGAACTTAGTGTTGATTATAAAGGATTTCCTTATATTGCATTTTGGAGCAAGCCAAAAGCTCCTTATGTGTGTATAGAGCCTTGGTACGGAATTTCGGATTTTGAGAATGCAAGCGGGAAACTGGAAGAAAAAACAGGGATTTTAAAATTGGAAAAAGATAGTGAATTTTTTGCAAAATTGATCATTGAAGGTAAAAAATAA
- a CDS encoding type II toxin-antitoxin system PemK/MazF family toxin, whose translation MVKQGDIIKINFNPQVGHEQAGYRPAVIVSNDTFNKVTNLVLVCPITNSIDKFPLHIKLDNRTATTGIILCEHLKSLDITTRSYKIIEKLPEDILEKVVDIIFSEVEIE comes from the coding sequence ATGGTAAAACAAGGGGATATAATAAAGATAAATTTTAATCCGCAGGTAGGACATGAACAAGCTGGATATCGTCCTGCGGTTATAGTAAGCAATGATACTTTCAATAAGGTAACAAATTTAGTCTTAGTTTGTCCAATTACAAATTCAATAGATAAGTTTCCGCTTCATATAAAATTAGATAATAGGACTGCTACTACGGGTATAATTTTATGTGAACACCTTAAATCTTTGGATATTACTACAAGAAGTTATAAAATTATTGAAAAATTACCAGAGGACATTTTAGAAAAAGTCGTAGACATTATTTTTTCTGAAGTAGAAATTGAATAA